The Gemmatimonadota bacterium sequence ACAGGGTGGCGACGGACGAGAATCCGACGGTTCCCAGAAAGAAGATCACCAACAGTTTAGACAGATACGGCAGGATTGTCATGTTGAAAAACAGGACGAAGAAGGGAAGCACCGCCAGCTGGACCAGGCCGATGAGCGTGACGTTGCCCAGCAGCTTGCCCAGGAAGATGGATCCCCGGTCGATGGGCGCGAGGAGCAGTCCTTCGAAGGTGCCGCGGTCTTTTTCCGGTGAAAAGGACCGGCTGGCGCTCAGCATGCCCGCGAAGGCGAAGGCCACCCAGATCATGCCGGGCGCCACCCGTTGAAGCACGTCCGCCCCCGCGTTGAAGGCGAAGTTGAAGATGATCACGACGATTAGCGAGAAGACGAACATGGTCACGACCCGCTCGCGGGTCCGGTATTCCACGAGCATGTCCTTGCGGTAGATTTGCCAGGACTGGGCGAGCATGGATCTCATCGTTGTGGTAACTCCCTTTACGTGTCCGAACCCGGCGGGCCGGGCGGGCCGGCCCTACACCGCGTGATCGCGGTAGGTCTGTTCGAAATCCGATGCGGACAGCTCGCTCGTCTCGGCCTCGAACACCAGGCGTCCATGGTTCAGGATGGCGACGCGGTCGGCGGATTCCAGTCCACGGACCAGGTCGTGCGTCACCAGGAGGATCGTCTTGTTCCGGGCGGTCAGGACCGTCTTGAGCATGACCATCGCGTCCTGGTCCAGTCCCGAGTAGGGCTCGTCGAGCAACAGGATATCTGGATCGTGCAACAGGGCGCGGGCCAGGGCTACCCGCTGGCGCATGCCGCGCGATAGCGTCCGTACCGGACTCCCCGAACGGGCCTCCATGCCCACCGTCTGCAGCAGTGAACCAATCCGCTCCTCGCGGTTTTCCACCCCGAAGAGCCTCCCGTAGAACCGCAGGTTCTCCAGCACGGTCAGTTCGTCGTAGAGATAGGTCTGGTAGGACAGCGCGCCGATGCGCTTCCCCAGGTCTTCGTCGCGGTCCTTCGTGATTTCCTCACCGTCCAGGAACACCTGGCCGCGGGATGGGCGCACGAGCCCGGCAATGATGCCCAGCAGGGTCGACTTTCCCGCGCCGTTGGGACCGAACAGGGCCAGGAAGGATCCCGGGGCCACGTCCAGGTCCACCCGGTGCAGGGCCCGGAAACGCCCGTAGGACTTCGTCAGTTGGCGGACGCTGATTCCAGGGGCGCCAGTAGCGCCAGGGATGCCAGGGGACCCGGCGACGCCGGTCGTGCCGGGAGCGCCGGTGACACTGGAGGTGCCAGCGAGGTCCGAGGCGGATCGATCACCCATCTCCGCTCCCGGGTTGGCGCAGCCGGAGCGCCCGGTCCTTGAGGCGGGCACGGCGGGTCCTGTAGGCGTCCGGGTCCAGTCCTCCCGCCGCGAACTGGTCGTCCAGGGCGGCAAGGGCCTGGACGATCGCGGCGTACTTGCGTTCGTCCTCCGGCGAGAGATCGCTGAGGGCGGGCGGTTCGTCCGGCTGATCGGGCTTGACGCGGATGCCCACCACCAGCCCCGCGGCCACGATGAGCACCACGAATCCGAGCATCCCCCACTTCATGACGTCCTGCCAGGCCAGCACGCGGGGGAAGGCGACCTCCACCGACATGCCCCTGCCCACGCCCACGCGGTTCGAAAGCAGCAGGTACTCATCGTTGGCAATCTGCTGCACGCCGTCGTTAGTCAGGTTGGTGGCCGTCACCGTCTGACTGCTTGGTGAAACCAGCACCTGGACGCGTTCGACGTCATAGTCCATCTGCCTGTTGAACCGGTGATCGATGGACGCCCGGTCCACGTTGTATGCGTATACGATACGCGAGACCCCGGGAGGCACGGGCGCCGAGAAAAGAAGGCCGCGCTCGGTGTGCTGAAGCCCTTCCATCATCGGCTGCAGTCCGAAGGCGGCCGCGGGCAGGTTATAGACGAGACCCAGCCCCACGCCGGGCGGCGGCGCGAAGGTGAGGATGCCCCGGTTCTCTACCACGATGATCTCCGTGAGGTTCAGGATCTCGGGTCCGGCATCGATGACCAGGTGGACCGCGCTGTGGACCAGGGCCGATTCGTCGGTCGTGATGTCGAAGACCTGCAGCAGGGTGTCTACGCGGCCGGCGCCCGGTACGAGGGGAATGTGGCCGGTCAGGTAGGGAATCTCCAGGTATCGGGTGGCGATCACGTAATGCGACCCGTCGGCCCTCAGTCCGGTGAATTCGTAACGCCCGTCGCCGTCGGTAACGACCCTCGCAAGGGTCTGGTCCGGGCCCTCTTCGGCGCTATGATTCAGCAGCACCACCTCGTGTCCCGCCATCGGCTGGCCCGTCGTGCCGTTCACGACGGTGAGCCCGATGCTGCCCGTTCCCTGGGCCTGCGCGGTCCGGACCGGACAGAACACGCAGACCGCCAGGGCGGCCCAGGCCACCAGGAGTGCACCAAAAACAAAAAGCCCCGAAGGGCTCGCGGGCGGGCGATGCTTCATGAGATCACCACTAGGACAGTTTGCCTCCGCACTGGGCGCAGAACCTGGCCGATGCCGGGTTTTCGGCGCCGCAACCTGCGCAGGTGACAACTTTCAGCGAAGCGCCGCACCCGATGCAGAATCTGGCGGACTGCTCGTTGGCCGTGCGGCAGATCCTGCATTCCTGGACGCGAGCGGACGGAACGGGCGGTGCATCCCGGGCGGGCGCGTCTGCAGCGGGGGCGTGTTCGGCTGCTCGCACATTTTCATCGGGCGCATCAACGGCGGCCAGGTCACCAGCGGCCTCGTCTTCGGCTGCATTCTCTTCCGCCGCCTCGTCATCGACGGTCACGGGTTCGCCGGACGCCGGCTCTCGGCCTCGCCGGATCTCCCGCACCGCCTCCTCGATCTGCTCCTCCACGGGAAGGTCGCTGACGGCGGTCCGGTCCAACTCGTCCAGCACGTCCGACGCTTCCTTCATGTACTCCTGCCGGAGCGCCTCGTGATCCTCGGCGGCCAGCTTGCCCATGTTGTAGTCGATATTCAGTTCGCGGATGGAAGAATAGATGAAATCCTTCTTCTTCAGCAGGTCGTCCCGGCGGGACCCGGCGGACCTGGCAATCCCGGGGCGGCGGACCGAACCGTCCAGCATCGGACTGATCATGTAGGCGAGGACGCCCAGCGCGAGCAGCCCGCACGCAATCAGTGTCATGGTCTAAGGCCGGCTCCTCTCGTGCGCGGCACGGCTGAACCGGTTCCTCTCGTGCGCGGTACGGCCGGACCGGAACGCCGGCCGGCTAGGATTGGGGAAGCGGTTCCGGCGACTGCGGCTCGGTCTGCTCATACTGGCCGTATCCCCCCTCGGCCTCGTACTTGGACGGACACTTGGCATACAGCGTATGGGCGGTGAAAGTGCCGTCCCGGCCGTATCCGCCCTCCACGACCACTTCCGAATCGTCCTTGAAGGTGTCCGGGACTACGCCGGTGTAGACGACGGGGGCCTCGACACCGCCCTCGTGGGCGACGAAACGGATGCGCATGGTGCCCACCTCGTCGCGCTGGATCGACCCGTTCACGACCTTGCCGTGCAGGCGCATGTTCTCGTCGTAGGCCACGTCGCCCGTTGCCACGGCGGCCTTCAGTTCGCTCACGGTGAGGTAGTACATGGTCGCGTCGGTCGCACCGGTATAGATCAGGTAACCGATGGCGGCGATCACCAGGCCGAAGCCCACCAGGAACTTTCGCTGCTTCTTCCGCTTGCGTTCTTTCATGGCTTGCTCCTGCTGTTTTCCTGAATTGCTCGACCCCCGCAATATAGGCCATACGGTCCGTTTCGGCAAGCACAATCTGGTCCGGAGCATACGCCCGCGACCGCTCGTGTGCAGAGGTCTTGGGCTGCGAGATCACCGGCCCGGCGCGGGGGTAAATGTGCTTGACTATCGCCCCGGCCGCGCCTACCTT is a genomic window containing:
- a CDS encoding heme ABC transporter permease CcmB — its product is MLAQSWQIYRKDMLVEYRTRERVVTMFVFSLIVVIIFNFAFNAGADVLQRVAPGMIWVAFAFAGMLSASRSFSPEKDRGTFEGLLLAPIDRGSIFLGKLLGNVTLIGLVQLAVLPFFVLFFNMTILPYLSKLLVIFFLGTVGFSSVATLFAAVAVNTRMRDVMLPVLLLPVASPVLIALVETTRTTFEGGDWQDMTNWIRLLSVFTVVFLVASVMLFEYIVEE
- the ccmA gene encoding heme ABC exporter ATP-binding protein CcmA — encoded protein: MGDRSASDLAGTSSVTGAPGTTGVAGSPGIPGATGAPGISVRQLTKSYGRFRALHRVDLDVAPGSFLALFGPNGAGKSTLLGIIAGLVRPSRGQVFLDGEEITKDRDEDLGKRIGALSYQTYLYDELTVLENLRFYGRLFGVENREERIGSLLQTVGMEARSGSPVRTLSRGMRQRVALARALLHDPDILLLDEPYSGLDQDAMVMLKTVLTARNKTILLVTHDLVRGLESADRVAILNHGRLVFEAETSELSASDFEQTYRDHAV
- a CDS encoding carboxypeptidase regulatory-like domain-containing protein; translation: MKHRPPASPSGLFVFGALLVAWAALAVCVFCPVRTAQAQGTGSIGLTVVNGTTGQPMAGHEVVLLNHSAEEGPDQTLARVVTDGDGRYEFTGLRADGSHYVIATRYLEIPYLTGHIPLVPGAGRVDTLLQVFDITTDESALVHSAVHLVIDAGPEILNLTEIIVVENRGILTFAPPPGVGLGLVYNLPAAAFGLQPMMEGLQHTERGLLFSAPVPPGVSRIVYAYNVDRASIDHRFNRQMDYDVERVQVLVSPSSQTVTATNLTNDGVQQIANDEYLLLSNRVGVGRGMSVEVAFPRVLAWQDVMKWGMLGFVVLIVAAGLVVGIRVKPDQPDEPPALSDLSPEDERKYAAIVQALAALDDQFAAGGLDPDAYRTRRARLKDRALRLRQPGSGDG
- a CDS encoding zinc ribbon domain-containing protein, with product MKEASDVLDELDRTAVSDLPVEEQIEEAVREIRRGREPASGEPVTVDDEAAEENAAEDEAAGDLAAVDAPDENVRAAEHAPAADAPARDAPPVPSARVQECRICRTANEQSARFCIGCGASLKVVTCAGCGAENPASARFCAQCGGKLS
- a CDS encoding cytochrome c maturation protein CcmE, whose translation is MLRTRLCLPKRTVWPILRGSSNSGKQQEQAMKERKRKKQRKFLVGFGLVIAAIGYLIYTGATDATMYYLTVSELKAAVATGDVAYDENMRLHGKVVNGSIQRDEVGTMRIRFVAHEGGVEAPVVYTGVVPDTFKDDSEVVVEGGYGRDGTFTAHTLYAKCPSKYEAEGGYGQYEQTEPQSPEPLPQS